One stretch of Roseovarius mucosus DNA includes these proteins:
- the queG gene encoding tRNA epoxyqueuosine(34) reductase QueG, protein MNIGLKQRLIDQALAEGFDACRMCRPWDVGHVPERLAAFLGQGYHGQMGWLAERSEWRGAPEALWPEARTVIMLGESYTPEEDPLAGLKRPECGNISVYARNRDYHDTVKKRLKRLARWLIDAGGGEVKVFVDTAPVPEKPLGQAAGLGWQGKHTNLVSRALGSWFFLGSVFTTLDLETDPAEIDHCGSCRACLDICPTDAFPAPYQLDARRCISYLTIEHKGPVDEALRPGLGNRIYGCDDCLAVCPWNKFAVTAREVKYHARDDLVAPRLAELAMLDDTAFRARFSGSPIKRIGRDRFLRNVLYAIGNSADPSLRAVAQSQCEDADAAVADAARWAVKRLDRDANGLA, encoded by the coding sequence ATGAATATTGGGCTGAAACAGAGACTGATTGATCAAGCGCTAGCCGAAGGGTTTGACGCCTGTCGGATGTGTCGCCCATGGGATGTGGGGCATGTGCCCGAGCGTTTGGCCGCATTTCTTGGGCAGGGCTATCACGGGCAGATGGGCTGGCTGGCAGAGCGCAGCGAGTGGCGCGGCGCGCCTGAGGCGCTCTGGCCCGAGGCGCGCACCGTCATCATGTTGGGCGAAAGCTATACCCCCGAGGAAGACCCCTTGGCCGGGTTGAAGCGGCCCGAATGCGGCAATATCTCGGTTTATGCACGTAACAGAGACTATCACGACACGGTCAAGAAGCGGTTGAAACGCTTGGCGCGCTGGCTGATCGACGCGGGCGGCGGGGAGGTGAAGGTGTTTGTTGATACGGCCCCCGTGCCGGAAAAGCCGCTTGGACAAGCGGCGGGGCTGGGATGGCAGGGCAAGCACACCAATCTGGTGAGCCGAGCGTTGGGGAGCTGGTTTTTCCTTGGGTCCGTTTTTACGACACTGGATCTAGAGACGGATCCGGCAGAAATCGATCATTGTGGGTCTTGCCGCGCCTGTCTGGACATCTGTCCCACCGATGCCTTTCCCGCGCCCTATCAGTTGGACGCGCGGCGCTGTATTTCCTATCTGACGATCGAGCATAAGGGGCCCGTGGATGAAGCCCTGCGCCCCGGTCTGGGCAACCGGATTTATGGCTGCGACGATTGTCTGGCGGTCTGCCCATGGAACAAGTTTGCGGTTACGGCGCGTGAAGTGAAGTACCACGCGCGCGACGATCTGGTGGCCCCACGGCTGGCGGAGCTGGCAATGCTGGACGATACCGCGTTCCGTGCGAGATTTTCCGGCAGCCCGATCAAGCGCATCGGGCGGGATCGGTTTTTGCGCAACGTGCTCTACGCGATTGGCAATTCCGCAGATCCCAGCCTGCGCGCGGTGGCGCAATCGCAGTGCGAGGATGCGGATGCGGCCGTCGCGGATGCCGCGCGGTGGGCGGTCAAACGACTGGATCGTGACGCAAACGGGCTGGCATAG
- a CDS encoding glutathione S-transferase family protein, translating to MAKLYHVPLSPFCRKVRLSLAEKRIECELVEERYWEQDPDFLRRNPAGKVPVLRIDGKTMSESAAICEYLEEKYPEPSLMPKGTDARYEVRRLVGWFDDKFHSEVTSKLVYERVNKKVMKLGFPDSRNVKDGAKAIKYHLDYMAWLLDHRRWLAGDVMTLADFAAAAHLSALDYISDVDWTRSEAVKDWYAKIKSRPAFRGILADQVSGFPPPAHYADLDF from the coding sequence ATGGCCAAGCTCTATCATGTCCCGCTCTCGCCCTTTTGCCGCAAGGTTCGCCTGAGTCTGGCGGAAAAGCGGATCGAATGTGAGCTGGTGGAAGAGCGCTATTGGGAGCAGGATCCGGACTTTCTGCGCCGCAACCCGGCTGGCAAAGTGCCCGTGCTGCGGATCGACGGCAAGACCATGTCGGAGAGTGCCGCGATCTGCGAATATCTCGAAGAGAAGTATCCCGAACCGTCCCTGATGCCCAAAGGCACCGATGCGCGCTATGAGGTGCGGCGGCTGGTGGGGTGGTTTGACGACAAGTTTCATAGCGAAGTGACCAGCAAGTTGGTCTATGAGCGGGTGAACAAGAAGGTGATGAAGCTAGGCTTTCCCGACAGTCGCAATGTCAAGGACGGCGCCAAGGCGATCAAATATCATCTGGATTACATGGCGTGGCTGTTGGATCACCGGCGCTGGCTGGCGGGCGATGTGATGACGCTGGCGGATTTTGCGGCGGCCGCGCATCTTAGCGCGCTGGATTACATCAGCGATGTAGACTGGACGCGCAGCGAGGCGGTCAAGGATTGGTATGCCAAGATCAAGTCGCGCCCGGCGTTCCGCGGGATTCTGGCGGATCAAGTGTCGGGATTTCCGCCACCTGCGCATTATGCTGATCTCGACTTTTAG
- a CDS encoding hydantoinase/oxoprolinase N-terminal domain-containing protein, with product MALLLGVDTGGTYTDAVLIRDEREVIASAKALTTRADLAVGIGAAVEAVLRESGANVGDIGLASLSTTLATNALVEGQGGRAGLVYIGFRAADLQAHGLAEALGGDPAIVLNGGHNHAGGEAMPLDKEALLAWLETGTGAEAYAVASLFATRNPAHELAAAETIRAVTGRPVSLSHHLSAKLNGPKRALTALLNARLIGMIARLIDRAEGKLGELGIHAPLMVVRGDGALISADQARERPIETILSGPAASIVGARWLTGAAHALVSDIGGTTTDVAVLREGRPAIDPEGARVGPWRTMVEAVAMRTFGLGGDSEVHVRDEGLEGGVILGPRRVVPVSLMAAEAREAVHGVLEEQLRAVAPGEHDARFVRAVPGIEAGGLGEREEALLGRIGVDVRPVGKVLKTRMDGAALTRLVRRGLVQVAGITPSDASHVLGGLDSWDAEAARMALELVARKRTGSGNRLAEGPEHLARMIVDRLTHQTSLALLETAFSEEDMDFGLSPTALAEHVLMQKGLDGHRGLVRIESGLAVPVIGLGASAASYYGAVGARLGCEMILPAHGGVANAIGAVVGRVTIRRGGTVTSPSEGKYRVHLESGPEDYAASDTAMAALEAVLRAEAQAEAEASGAVDIHVTARRAVKEAQAEARRVFLEAEIVVEASGRPRIAV from the coding sequence ATGGCGTTGTTGTTGGGCGTGGACACCGGGGGCACTTATACCGATGCCGTTCTGATCCGGGATGAGCGCGAGGTGATTGCGAGCGCCAAGGCGCTGACGACACGGGCCGATCTGGCCGTGGGAATTGGTGCTGCGGTCGAGGCCGTGCTGCGCGAAAGCGGCGCGAATGTGGGCGATATCGGCCTTGCCTCCCTCTCGACGACCTTGGCGACCAACGCGCTGGTCGAGGGGCAAGGCGGGCGCGCGGGCCTAGTTTATATCGGGTTTCGGGCGGCAGATTTGCAGGCACATGGGCTGGCCGAGGCGCTGGGCGGTGACCCGGCGATTGTGCTGAATGGTGGCCATAACCACGCCGGAGGCGAGGCAATGCCGCTGGATAAAGAGGCGCTTTTGGCCTGGTTAGAGACTGGAACAGGGGCAGAGGCCTATGCGGTGGCATCGCTCTTTGCCACCAGAAACCCCGCGCATGAATTGGCGGCGGCAGAGACGATCCGCGCGGTAACGGGACGGCCTGTGAGCCTGTCGCATCATCTGTCGGCCAAGCTCAACGGGCCGAAACGGGCGCTGACCGCGCTGCTGAACGCGCGGCTCATCGGGATGATTGCGCGGCTGATCGACCGAGCCGAGGGCAAGCTGGGCGAGTTGGGGATACACGCGCCGCTGATGGTGGTGCGGGGAGACGGGGCGTTGATCAGTGCCGATCAAGCGCGGGAACGCCCCATCGAGACCATTCTGAGCGGGCCTGCGGCAAGCATCGTGGGCGCGCGCTGGCTGACCGGGGCGGCGCATGCGCTGGTGTCGGATATTGGCGGAACAACGACCGATGTGGCGGTCCTGCGCGAGGGGCGACCGGCGATTGATCCCGAAGGCGCGCGTGTGGGCCCATGGCGCACCATGGTCGAAGCGGTCGCGATGCGAACCTTTGGGTTGGGTGGTGACAGTGAGGTTCATGTGCGCGACGAAGGACTAGAGGGCGGCGTGATCCTCGGCCCGCGGCGCGTGGTGCCGGTGAGCCTGATGGCGGCAGAGGCACGCGAGGCGGTGCATGGCGTGTTGGAGGAACAATTGCGGGCAGTGGCCCCCGGCGAGCATGACGCGCGGTTCGTGCGCGCGGTGCCGGGGATCGAGGCCGGGGGATTAGGCGAGCGCGAAGAAGCTCTGTTGGGCCGGATTGGTGTCGATGTGCGCCCCGTCGGCAAGGTGCTTAAGACGCGCATGGATGGCGCGGCGCTGACACGCTTGGTGCGCCGGGGGCTGGTGCAGGTGGCGGGTATCACGCCGTCGGATGCAAGCCATGTGCTGGGCGGGTTGGACAGTTGGGATGCAGAGGCCGCGCGCATGGCGTTGGAACTGGTGGCGCGCAAGCGAACCGGGTCGGGCAACCGGCTGGCAGAGGGGCCAGAGCATTTGGCGCGCATGATCGTGGACCGCCTGACGCATCAGACAAGTCTTGCCTTGTTAGAGACTGCTTTTTCCGAAGAAGACATGGACTTTGGCCTGTCTCCTACGGCGCTGGCCGAGCATGTGCTGATGCAAAAAGGGTTGGATGGGCATCGCGGTTTGGTGCGAATCGAGAGCGGGCTGGCGGTGCCGGTGATTGGTCTCGGTGCGTCGGCGGCGAGCTATTATGGCGCGGTGGGCGCGCGGCTGGGCTGCGAGATGATCCTGCCTGCGCATGGCGGCGTGGCCAATGCGATTGGCGCGGTGGTGGGCCGTGTGACAATCCGGCGGGGCGGCACGGTGACATCACCCTCTGAGGGCAAATACCGCGTGCATCTTGAAAGCGGTCCAGAGGATTATGCCGCGTCCGACACCGCGATGGCGGCGCTAGAGGCGGTTTTGCGGGCCGAAGCACAAGCCGAAGCCGAGGCGTCCGGGGCAGTGGATATTCATGTTACCGCGCGCCGTGCCGTAAAAGAAGCGCAGGCCGAGGCGCGACGGGTGTTTTTGGAAGCTGAAATCGTGGTAGAGGCGAGTGGACGGCCTCGTATCGCCGTCTGA
- the mtgA gene encoding monofunctional biosynthetic peptidoglycan transglycosylase, translating into MARARKSPPLRAKSRWTPTTWLVRWSLVAVLIVIGVIATHREIAPPKTYYMGQEERRLGRIAQDWVPMAQIAPVMARSLVAAEDANFCQHWGFDMAAIRTAIAEGSGRGASTLSQQVVKNVYLWHGRNWARKALEASITPVVETLWSKRRIIEVYLNVAEFDEGVFGVEAAARHYFGVSAADLSATQAARLAAVLPDPKGRSASKPSQALRNRAAGILDGAATIDRDGRATCFED; encoded by the coding sequence ATGGCACGCGCGCGCAAATCCCCACCCTTACGGGCGAAATCCCGATGGACGCCGACCACATGGCTGGTGCGCTGGTCGCTTGTGGCCGTGCTGATCGTGATCGGAGTGATCGCAACCCATCGTGAGATTGCACCGCCCAAGACCTATTACATGGGTCAGGAAGAGCGGCGACTGGGCCGCATCGCGCAGGACTGGGTGCCAATGGCGCAAATTGCGCCAGTGATGGCGCGGTCCCTGGTGGCGGCAGAGGATGCCAATTTTTGCCAGCACTGGGGGTTTGATATGGCGGCCATTCGCACGGCGATTGCCGAGGGATCAGGGCGCGGGGCCTCGACGCTCAGTCAGCAAGTCGTCAAGAATGTCTATCTCTGGCATGGGCGCAATTGGGCGCGCAAGGCGCTGGAGGCCAGCATTACTCCGGTGGTCGAAACGCTTTGGTCGAAACGACGGATCATCGAGGTCTATCTTAACGTCGCAGAGTTTGATGAGGGGGTTTTCGGGGTTGAGGCCGCCGCGCGGCACTATTTCGGCGTGAGCGCCGCCGACCTGAGCGCCACGCAAGCGGCACGGCTGGCGGCGGTGCTGCCTGATCCCAAGGGACGCTCCGCGTCAAAACCTTCGCAGGCATTGCGCAACCGGGCCGCTGGTATCCTTGATGGGGCGGCAACGATTGACCGAGATGGGCGCGCCACCTGTTTCGAGGATTGA
- the tdh gene encoding L-threonine 3-dehydrogenase, producing the protein MKALVKAKAEPGLWMEYVPVPEVGPSDVLIKVRKSAICGTDVHIWKWDEFSAKTVPVPMVVGHEFVGEIVDTGPAAVKYRIGQRVSGEGHIVCGTCRNCRAGRGHLCRNTKGVGVHRPGSFAEYLCIPESNVVPIPEDIPDEIAAIFDPFGNAVHTALSFDLVGEDVLVTGAGPIGIMGALVAQKVGARKVVITDINPYRLDLAQRMGVQHVVDVGKEHLRDVMADIGMTEGFDVGLEMSGAAPAMQQMIARMNNGGKLALLGIAPTEFAVDWNAVIFKMLHIKGIYGREMYETWYKMIALVQSGLDVSGLITHRIGIDDFEQGFAAMISGNSGKVVMDW; encoded by the coding sequence ATGAAGGCGCTGGTCAAGGCCAAGGCCGAGCCCGGGCTCTGGATGGAATACGTGCCGGTGCCCGAGGTGGGGCCATCGGATGTGCTGATCAAGGTGCGCAAATCGGCGATTTGCGGCACCGATGTGCATATCTGGAAATGGGATGAATTCAGCGCCAAGACCGTGCCGGTGCCGATGGTTGTGGGCCATGAATTCGTCGGCGAGATCGTCGATACCGGGCCTGCGGCGGTGAAATACCGGATTGGTCAGCGGGTGAGCGGCGAGGGGCATATCGTCTGCGGCACCTGTCGGAACTGTCGCGCGGGGCGAGGGCATCTGTGCCGCAATACCAAAGGGGTGGGTGTGCATCGCCCCGGTTCCTTTGCCGAATATCTCTGTATCCCCGAAAGCAATGTGGTGCCAATTCCAGAGGATATTCCCGACGAGATTGCAGCAATCTTTGATCCCTTTGGCAATGCGGTGCATACCGCACTGAGTTTCGATCTGGTGGGTGAGGATGTGCTTGTCACAGGCGCGGGGCCGATTGGCATCATGGGGGCGCTGGTCGCGCAAAAGGTGGGCGCGCGCAAGGTGGTGATCACCGATATCAACCCCTACCGTCTTGATCTGGCGCAGCGGATGGGGGTGCAGCATGTGGTTGATGTGGGCAAAGAGCACCTGCGCGATGTGATGGCCGACATCGGCATGACCGAAGGCTTTGACGTGGGGCTTGAGATGTCTGGTGCGGCCCCGGCGATGCAGCAGATGATCGCGCGGATGAACAATGGCGGCAAGCTGGCGCTGTTGGGGATTGCGCCCACGGAATTTGCGGTGGATTGGAACGCGGTGATTTTCAAGATGCTGCATATCAAGGGCATCTATGGCCGCGAGATGTATGAGACTTGGTACAAGATGATCGCGCTGGTGCAATCGGGGCTGGATGTATCGGGGCTGATCACCCACCGGATCGGAATTGATGATTTCGAGCAGGGCTTTGCCGCGATGATTTCGGGCAATTCGGGCAAGGTGGTGATGGACTGGTAA
- a CDS encoding glycine C-acetyltransferase — protein MTAADRFDADIAGRLDGLRDEGLYKGERVIASMQAGEVRLADGRAVVNLCANNYLGLADHPEVIAAAHTALDRYGFGMASVRFICGTQEEHKELEARIAGFLGCEDAILYAAAFDANTGLFETILGPEDAIISDALNHASIIDGIRLCKAERYRYANRDMADLERCLREAKGARHRLIATDGVFSMDGTYAPLDEICDLAARYDAMVMVDDCHATGFVGETGRGTPERFGVMDRVDILTGTLGKALGGASGGYTAASAQVVDWLRQRSRPYLFSNTLAPVIAGASLKVFDMLEDGAERRARLWDNAAYFRERMGALGFEMLPGEHAIIPVMLRDSKLAQEMAARLNDRGVYVTAFSFPVVPKGQDRIRTQMSAGLTRDMLDRAIDAFAVVGRDLGVI, from the coding sequence ATGACAGCAGCAGATCGGTTTGACGCGGATATTGCAGGGCGACTGGACGGGTTGCGCGATGAGGGGCTCTATAAGGGCGAGCGGGTGATCGCCTCGATGCAGGCGGGCGAGGTGCGGCTGGCGGATGGGCGCGCGGTGGTGAACCTCTGCGCCAACAATTACCTGGGTCTGGCGGATCATCCCGAAGTGATCGCGGCGGCGCATACGGCGCTGGACCGTTACGGGTTTGGCATGGCGAGCGTGCGGTTTATTTGCGGAACGCAGGAAGAGCACAAAGAGCTGGAGGCCCGGATCGCCGGGTTTTTAGGGTGTGAGGATGCGATCCTTTATGCGGCGGCGTTTGACGCGAATACCGGTTTGTTCGAGACGATCTTGGGGCCAGAGGATGCGATCATCAGCGATGCGCTCAACCATGCGAGCATCATCGACGGTATCCGGCTCTGCAAGGCGGAGCGCTATCGCTACGCCAATCGCGACATGGCCGATCTGGAGCGGTGTTTGCGCGAGGCGAAGGGAGCGCGGCATCGGCTGATTGCAACGGATGGCGTGTTCTCGATGGATGGAACTTATGCGCCCTTGGATGAAATTTGCGATTTGGCCGCGCGCTATGATGCAATGGTGATGGTGGATGATTGCCATGCCACCGGCTTTGTCGGCGAGACCGGGCGCGGCACACCCGAGCGGTTCGGGGTGATGGACCGCGTGGATATCCTGACCGGCACGCTGGGCAAGGCGCTGGGCGGTGCGTCGGGCGGCTATACGGCGGCAAGTGCGCAGGTGGTGGATTGGCTGCGGCAACGCTCGCGCCCGTATCTTTTTTCCAACACGCTGGCGCCGGTGATTGCGGGGGCCTCGCTCAAAGTCTTTGATATGCTGGAGGACGGCGCGGAGCGGCGTGCGCGGCTCTGGGACAATGCAGCGTATTTCCGCGAGAGGATGGGCGCACTGGGGTTTGAAATGCTGCCCGGCGAACATGCGATCATCCCGGTCATGTTGCGCGATTCGAAGCTGGCGCAAGAAATGGCAGCGCGGCTGAATGATCGCGGCGTTTATGTGACCGCCTTCAGCTTTCCAGTGGTGCCCAAGGGGCAGGATCGGATCAGAACGCAAATGAGTGCCGGGCTTACGCGCGATATGCTGGACCGAGCGATTGACGCTTTTGCGGTCGTGGGCCGCGACCTAGGAGTGATCTGA